A DNA window from Kitasatospora atroaurantiaca contains the following coding sequences:
- a CDS encoding penicillin acylase family protein has translation MHRRIHTLRLQAATLAAALLAAGTMAAAPAAPAGAAAATAVATDYCGGHCLDILPPGENGNATLADILANRVFGTRPAHTDDQLAPYAGLASAYPGLTDASLRSFFNDASFGVPADQVASTSKPRSDVTIVRDKATGVPHITGTTRYGTEYGAGYAAAQDRLWLMDLFRHVGRGQLSGFAGGAAANRQLEQSFWQAAPYTEDELQRQIDAISGQGDRARQALDDARAYLDGINQYIKESYNGRYFPGEYDLTGHVDPITNAGGIEAFKLTDLVALASVVGALFGAGGGGELPSAQVKSAAEAKYGKEAGDAVWKSLREADDPEAVLTLHNGQRFPYALPPDEPQGTALPDAGSVVPERMIYDATGTGTQTATKAPGLLPGNLLSAKHGMSNALVVSGSHTDDGHPVAVFGPQTGYFAPQLLMLEELQGPGISARGAAFAGLSFYVQLGRGQDYAWSATSAGQDITDTYAVPLCTTDGSPATLAANSYLWHGQCLPLERLERKNAWSPTTADSTAAGSYTLVMYRSKYGLVTARGTVGGKPVAFTSLRSTYRHEADSIIGFQMLNDPGAVRDPASFQQAAQNINYTFNWFYADSRHTAYYNSGSNPVRAAGVDPGLPVRAEAAYEWRDFDPAANTARYTPPAEHPQSVDQDYYISWNNKQALSFASAGFGNGSVHRGNLLDDRVKALLRNGGKVTRSSLTQAMESAALADLRAEDVLPELLRVIRSAPVSDPALATAVQKLENWQAGGALRRETSSGSHTYTDAEAVRAMDAWWPLLADGVFRPGLGDGLFAALTGALQINESPSGGQTGPTSGGVSANESIPHKGSAFQYGWWSYLDKDLRSVLGEQVAGPLARPYCGGGDLVACRTVLLDSLKRALAQTPAQVYPGDADCSAGDQWCADTIIQRPLGGVTDAKTTWQNRPTYQQVVQFQTHR, from the coding sequence ATGCATCGACGCATCCACACGCTCAGACTCCAGGCCGCCACCCTCGCGGCCGCCCTCCTGGCAGCCGGAACCATGGCAGCCGCCCCTGCCGCGCCCGCCGGCGCAGCCGCTGCCACCGCCGTTGCCACCGACTACTGCGGCGGGCACTGCCTGGACATCCTGCCGCCCGGCGAGAACGGCAACGCCACCCTCGCCGACATCCTCGCCAACCGCGTCTTCGGGACCCGCCCCGCCCACACCGACGACCAACTCGCCCCGTACGCCGGACTCGCGAGCGCCTACCCGGGCCTGACCGACGCCTCGCTGCGCAGCTTCTTCAACGACGCCTCCTTCGGGGTCCCCGCCGACCAGGTGGCCAGTACCAGCAAGCCCCGCTCCGATGTCACGATCGTCCGGGACAAGGCCACCGGTGTCCCCCACATCACCGGCACCACCCGCTACGGCACCGAGTACGGCGCGGGCTACGCCGCCGCGCAGGACCGGCTCTGGCTGATGGACCTCTTCCGGCACGTCGGGCGCGGCCAGCTCTCCGGCTTCGCCGGCGGGGCCGCCGCCAACCGGCAGCTGGAGCAGAGCTTCTGGCAGGCCGCCCCCTACACCGAGGACGAGCTGCAGCGGCAGATCGACGCGATCTCCGGCCAGGGCGACCGGGCCCGCCAGGCGCTGGACGACGCCCGGGCCTACCTCGACGGCATCAACCAGTACATCAAGGAGTCGTACAACGGCCGGTACTTCCCCGGCGAGTACGACCTCACCGGCCACGTCGACCCGATCACCAACGCCGGCGGGATCGAAGCCTTCAAGCTCACCGACCTGGTCGCGCTCGCCTCGGTGGTCGGCGCACTGTTCGGCGCGGGCGGCGGGGGCGAACTGCCGTCGGCCCAGGTCAAGTCGGCGGCCGAGGCGAAGTACGGGAAGGAGGCCGGCGACGCGGTCTGGAAGTCACTGCGCGAGGCCGACGACCCCGAGGCCGTCCTGACCCTGCACAACGGGCAGCGCTTCCCGTACGCGCTGCCGCCGGACGAGCCGCAGGGAACCGCCCTGCCGGACGCCGGTTCGGTGGTGCCCGAGCGGATGATCTACGACGCCACCGGGACGGGTACGCAGACCGCCACCAAGGCGCCCGGACTGCTGCCGGGCAACCTGCTCAGCGCCAAACACGGCATGTCCAACGCCCTGGTGGTGTCCGGGAGCCACACCGACGACGGGCACCCCGTCGCCGTCTTCGGCCCGCAGACCGGCTACTTCGCGCCGCAGCTGCTGATGCTGGAAGAGCTCCAGGGCCCGGGGATCAGTGCGCGCGGTGCGGCCTTCGCCGGGCTGAGCTTCTACGTCCAGCTGGGCCGTGGCCAGGACTACGCCTGGAGCGCGACCTCGGCCGGGCAGGACATCACCGACACCTACGCCGTACCGCTCTGCACCACCGACGGCTCCCCCGCCACCCTCGCCGCCAACTCCTACCTCTGGCACGGCCAGTGCCTCCCGCTGGAACGCCTGGAGCGGAAGAACGCCTGGAGCCCGACCACCGCCGACTCCACCGCGGCCGGCTCCTACACCCTGGTGATGTACCGCTCCAAGTACGGGTTGGTGACGGCCCGTGGGACGGTCGGCGGCAAGCCGGTCGCCTTCACCTCGCTGCGCTCCACCTACCGGCACGAGGCCGACTCGATCATCGGCTTCCAGATGCTCAACGACCCGGGCGCGGTACGCGATCCGGCGAGCTTCCAGCAGGCAGCGCAGAACATCAACTACACCTTCAACTGGTTCTACGCCGACTCCCGGCACACGGCGTACTACAACTCCGGCAGCAATCCCGTCCGAGCGGCCGGCGTCGACCCCGGACTCCCCGTGCGGGCCGAAGCCGCCTACGAGTGGCGGGACTTCGACCCGGCCGCCAACACCGCCAGATACACCCCGCCCGCGGAGCACCCGCAGTCGGTCGACCAGGACTACTACATCTCCTGGAACAACAAGCAGGCCCTCTCCTTCGCGTCGGCGGGCTTCGGCAACGGCTCGGTGCACCGCGGCAACCTGCTGGACGACCGGGTCAAGGCGCTGCTGCGCAACGGCGGCAAGGTGACCCGCAGTTCGCTCACCCAGGCGATGGAGAGCGCGGCACTGGCCGACCTGCGGGCGGAGGACGTCCTGCCGGAGCTGCTGCGGGTGATCCGCAGCGCACCGGTGAGCGATCCCGCGCTGGCCACGGCCGTGCAGAAGCTGGAGAACTGGCAGGCCGGCGGTGCGCTGCGCCGGGAGACCTCGTCCGGCAGCCATACCTACACGGACGCGGAGGCCGTCCGGGCGATGGACGCCTGGTGGCCGCTGCTGGCGGACGGCGTGTTCCGGCCCGGCCTGGGCGACGGGCTGTTCGCCGCGCTCACCGGGGCGCTGCAGATCAACGAGTCCCCGTCGGGCGGCCAGACCGGGCCGACCAGCGGCGGGGTGAGCGCCAACGAGTCGATCCCGCACAAGGGTTCGGCCTTCCAGTACGGCTGGTGGAGCTACCTGGACAAGGACCTCCGGTCCGTTCTCGGCGAGCAGGTGGCCGGTCCGCTCGCGCGGCCGTACTGCGGTGGGGGCGACCTGGTGGCCTGCCGGACCGTCCTGCTCGACAGCCTCAAGCGGGCGCTCGCGCAGACCCCGGCCCAGGTCTACCCGGGTGACGCCGACTGCTCGGCCGGCGACCAGTGGTGCGCGGACACCATCATCCAGCGGCCGCTCGGCGGTGTCACGGACGCCAAGACCACCTGGCAGAACCGGCCGACCTACCAGCAGGTCGTCCAGTTCCAGACCCACCGCTGA
- a CDS encoding DUF3224 domain-containing protein, translating to MDITAGGTFEIESWEPEIIDDEPGASLGRVRITKVFHGDLKGTSTAHLLTVADGAGNPAVYVAVERFTGEVLGRRGSFVLHHSAPGSHGERLAVRVVPGTGTEDLTGLTGAFEILNDTDGGHSYTLEGQLG from the coding sequence ATGGACATCACGGCAGGCGGGACGTTCGAGATCGAGTCATGGGAGCCGGAGATCATCGACGATGAGCCGGGTGCCTCGCTCGGCCGGGTGCGGATCACCAAGGTCTTCCACGGGGATCTCAAGGGCACCAGCACCGCGCACCTGCTCACGGTCGCGGACGGCGCCGGCAACCCGGCGGTCTACGTCGCGGTGGAGCGCTTCACGGGTGAGGTGCTCGGCCGGCGGGGCTCCTTCGTGCTGCACCACAGCGCGCCGGGCAGCCACGGTGAGCGGCTGGCGGTCCGCGTGGTCCCGGGGACAGGCACCGAGGACCTCACCGGGCTCACCGGAGCGTTCGAGATCCTGAACGACACGGACGGCGGCCACTCCTACACGCTGGAGGGTCAGCTGGGGTGA